ACCTTCATTTCCACTTTTGGGTTGTTGCGGTCGAGCATTGCCTGATGACCCGGAGACAGCATAACCTCTCCGGAATGGAAATCGCGGCGAGTGAGAGATATCGACCCCTCCTCAAGAGTAGTATAGACTATGGGGTCGTCGGCATAGGCACGGACATTGAAGGAAGTGCCGTAGACGCGGATAGTCTGTTCGGGGGTCTCGACATAGAAGGGGCGCGAAACATCGTGCTTTACAACAAAATAAGCCTCGCCTGTCACCTGGACGCGGCGTTCGCCAGGACTGAATACCTCGGGATAACGCAGAGTGGACTCGGAATTGAGCCACACTTCGGTGCTGTCCTCAAGTACCACCTTGAATTCTCCTCCGCGAGGCACATCCAGGCACAGTTCCGGGACACGGTCGACAGGACAGTTATGCGACAGGAGTATCCGATTGCCAACCTGAGAAGTGTCCTGCGCACGGAGTGTGACAGCTGAACCTGACGTGGATGTGAGGCGTGCCCGGACCGAGCCCGGAAGGATTTCGTCAAGACGCCTGACCTTCACCGAATCATCCGCTTCCGCCATTGGGGCATTTCCGGTGGAAAGACTTATACCATCACCCACATTATATATATGACAGGCGACACCTATCCCGATAACCACTGCCACAACTGCCGCCACAGATACAAACCTTGACCACAGCCTGCGGCGCGAGGCAGATATGCGGCGTGACATATCCTCCATAGGACGCTCGATGCGCACAAGCTCGCGACGCGCGAGCTGGCGGGTGATATAATCCTCATCGGCAAGACGATGCAGGAGGGCCTGACGCTCGGGAGAGCCCTCAGCCCACCGACGGAGCTCTTCAAGCTCACCGGAGGTGCATTTTCCGATCATGTATCGGTATAGAAGTCTTTTTACTGATTCCATTTTTACTGCCTTTACACAGATAGAGCGCAATGGATGTGAAAAGGTATATCAAATTTTTACACTTTTTGCAAGAAATTTTGTTAATCATAATTTCAGGTTTGGGATATTGGAGAAAATCGTTAAATTTGCAATGTGTTTAATTACGACCACATCTATAAATCCTTCCGTTCAGGGAAGCTTGAACCCTTCTACGAGAATTTATATCCCGGGCTGCTTGTTTATGCCTCAAGGCAGCTCGGGGATGAATTATCCTATCTGGCAGAGGACTGTGTGCAGGATGCAGTGATGGATTCATTCAATGAGCGTCACAGGCTCGGGAATTCAATGGCATGGTATTCCTACATGCTTAAGAGCATATTCCACAGTTCGGTAAGCCTGGTGAGGAAGAATAATTCACGTAACAACTACCTTGATTCAGGGGTTGCAGAGCAAGCAACTCCCGACCTTGATGTGGCGATTCTTGAACAGGAGGCACTGGATATGCTCTACCAGGCAATAGAGACACTGCCACAGAAGTATCGTGTAATACTCAGAATGAGCTTTGTAGAGGGGCTCAGGAATGCCGAAATAGCCAAGAGACTGGGGATTGCTGAAATCACGGTAAAAAAGCAGAAAGCCCAGATGCTGGCAATGCTGCGCGACAAGCTGCAATTACCCCCCCATTATATTTTCCTTATTATCAAGTTATTACACTTATATACAATAATTATATGTGACATGGTGGAGCATCGGTGTCTAAACATATCTTAACAATGAGATGTTTTAATTTCATAAAAACATCTCATCACTATGTCATCCGCAAATACCGTCCCGGCAACTGTGCCTGAAAGACCGAGAAGACCACGAATAATCGAGGTGATGAACCTCATCGTGCTAATACTGTCGGTGCTGCTCATTGTGTTCATTTCGGTAGACACCTTTAAGAAAGTCAATTTTCTGGAGAACCATTCCTATATGGTATTTCAGCTATGGGTGTGCATTTTCTTTATTGCCGATTTCTTTATGGAGCTGACCTATAGCGACAAGAAATGGTCGTTCGTGAGGCGCAGGCTCGCATTCCTGCTGCTGTCGATCCCCTATCTCAATATAATAAACCTTACAGGGATGCATCTGTCGGGCGATGTGCTCTACTTCGTGCGGTTCATACCTCTGGCACGCGGCGCGCTTGCCATGTCGATAGTGATCGGATATCTGTCGAGCAATGCTGTGACAAGCCTGTTCATGTCGTATATAGTGATCCTGCTTATGATCACATATTTCTGTTCGCTCATATTCTATGCAATGGAGCAGCCGGTCAACTATCAGGTGACCACCTATTGGTCCGCATTATGGTGGGCACTGATGAACATGTCGACTGTGGGCTGCGACATATCGCCAGTGACTGTAGCCGGGAAAATAGTAGCAGTGATCCTCCCCATAGCAGGGATGATCGTATTCCCGCTGTTCACAGTGTATCTCACAAATTTCCTGACGGGTTATGTGAAAGGGATGGCAGAGAAATAAACGTAAATCATATTGATTTTCGGTTTACGGGAATTTTTCGTACCTTTGCACCTTGAAATTTAGCGAGATAATTAATCGACATGATAGCTGTTAATAATTTAGGGATACAATTCGGTAAAAGAGTGCTGTTTCAGGATGTGAACCTCAAGTTCACTCCCGGCAACTGCTACGGAATCATCGGT
The nucleotide sequence above comes from Duncaniella freteri. Encoded proteins:
- a CDS encoding FecR family protein translates to MESVKRLLYRYMIGKCTSGELEELRRWAEGSPERQALLHRLADEDYITRQLARRELVRIERPMEDMSRRISASRRRLWSRFVSVAAVVAVVIGIGVACHIYNVGDGISLSTGNAPMAEADDSVKVRRLDEILPGSVRARLTSTSGSAVTLRAQDTSQVGNRILLSHNCPVDRVPELCLDVPRGGEFKVVLEDSTEVWLNSESTLRYPEVFSPGERRVQVTGEAYFVVKHDVSRPFYVETPEQTIRVYGTSFNVRAYADDPIVYTTLEEGSISLTRRDFHSGEVMLSPGHQAMLDRNNPKVEMKVVDPSVITGWRNGRFVFEEQPLASIMRDLSRWYDITYEFAETELENIVFMGSIPRYADFATAISIIEKSGGLKFITHGDKVLITRQL
- a CDS encoding RNA polymerase sigma factor, whose translation is MFNYDHIYKSFRSGKLEPFYENLYPGLLVYASRQLGDELSYLAEDCVQDAVMDSFNERHRLGNSMAWYSYMLKSIFHSSVSLVRKNNSRNNYLDSGVAEQATPDLDVAILEQEALDMLYQAIETLPQKYRVILRMSFVEGLRNAEIAKRLGIAEITVKKQKAQMLAMLRDKLQLPPHYIFLIIKLLHLYTIIICDMVEHRCLNIS
- a CDS encoding potassium channel family protein encodes the protein MSSANTVPATVPERPRRPRIIEVMNLIVLILSVLLIVFISVDTFKKVNFLENHSYMVFQLWVCIFFIADFFMELTYSDKKWSFVRRRLAFLLLSIPYLNIINLTGMHLSGDVLYFVRFIPLARGALAMSIVIGYLSSNAVTSLFMSYIVILLMITYFCSLIFYAMEQPVNYQVTTYWSALWWALMNMSTVGCDISPVTVAGKIVAVILPIAGMIVFPLFTVYLTNFLTGYVKGMAEK